One genomic window of Roseobacter ponti includes the following:
- a CDS encoding S41 family peptidase: MKKFAMAALGGTLAGVLATTQIAGPLLAQDSAKSGNVYEQLDLFGDIFERIRAQYVEEVDAGELIEAAIDGMLTSLDPHSSYLSPDDAAQMRVQTRGEFGGLGIEVTQEEGFVKVVSPIDGTPADEAGVEAGDFITHVDGESVLGLSLDEAVTMMRGPVGSEILITIVREGEPEPFDVAIIRDTIKLTAVRTRTEGDTVVLRVTTFNDQTYANLEAGFKERVEEAGGMDAINGIVIDLRNNPGGLLTQAIRVSDAFLNEGEIVSTRGREIQDGERFNATEGDLANGKPIVVLINGGSASASEIVAGALQDHRRAIVVGTKSFGKGSVQTVMPLRSDGAMRLTTARYYTPSGRSIQALGVSPDIVVEQPRSPVDAAAEEEEETTRRPSRSEADLRGSLNNDSLTDDEIEQIQADRAKAEAAAALREEDYQLAYAIDILKGLSAIGDQN, translated from the coding sequence ATGAAAAAATTTGCCATGGCAGCACTGGGCGGTACGCTGGCCGGGGTGCTGGCGACCACACAGATCGCAGGGCCGCTCCTGGCGCAGGATTCGGCCAAATCGGGCAATGTGTACGAGCAGCTTGATCTTTTCGGTGATATTTTCGAGCGGATCCGCGCGCAGTATGTTGAGGAAGTCGACGCAGGCGAACTGATTGAGGCCGCAATCGACGGCATGCTGACCTCGCTGGATCCCCACTCAAGCTATCTCAGCCCGGATGACGCGGCACAGATGCGCGTGCAGACGCGCGGCGAATTCGGCGGACTGGGCATCGAAGTCACGCAGGAAGAGGGATTTGTGAAAGTCGTCTCGCCCATCGACGGCACGCCTGCGGATGAGGCCGGTGTCGAAGCCGGAGACTTTATCACGCATGTCGACGGCGAATCCGTACTTGGTCTGAGCCTTGATGAGGCGGTTACCATGATGCGCGGGCCGGTGGGCTCCGAGATCCTGATCACCATCGTGCGCGAAGGTGAGCCCGAGCCCTTTGACGTGGCGATCATCCGCGACACGATCAAACTCACCGCGGTGCGTACCCGTACCGAAGGCGATACGGTTGTGCTTCGGGTCACGACCTTCAACGATCAGACCTATGCCAACCTTGAGGCCGGATTCAAAGAGCGGGTCGAAGAGGCCGGTGGTATGGACGCGATCAACGGCATCGTGATCGATCTGCGCAACAACCCCGGTGGTCTGCTGACCCAGGCGATCCGGGTGTCGGATGCGTTTTTGAACGAGGGCGAGATTGTCTCCACCCGAGGCCGCGAAATCCAGGACGGCGAGCGTTTTAACGCGACCGAGGGTGATCTGGCCAATGGCAAGCCCATCGTTGTGCTGATCAACGGCGGTTCGGCTTCGGCCTCTGAGATTGTCGCCGGCGCGCTGCAGGATCACCGCCGCGCGATTGTCGTGGGCACCAAGAGCTTTGGTAAAGGCTCGGTACAGACGGTGATGCCGCTCAGAAGCGACGGTGCGATGCGCCTGACCACCGCGCGGTATTACACGCCGTCGGGCCGGTCAATCCAGGCGCTGGGTGTGTCCCCGGACATCGTTGTGGAACAGCCCCGCAGCCCGGTGGATGCCGCAGCGGAGGAAGAGGAAGAGACAACACGCCGTCCGTCCCGTTCCGAGGCGGATCTGCGTGGCAGCCTGAACAACGACAGCCTGACAGATGACGAGATCGAGCAGATCCAGGCTGATCGCGCCAAGGCGGAAGCCGCCGCAGCCCTGCGCGAGGAAGACTACCAGCTGGCCTATGCCATCGATATCCTCAAGGGTCTGTCCGCGATCGGTGATCAGAACTGA
- the gpmI gene encoding 2,3-bisphosphoglycerate-independent phosphoglycerate mutase — protein MNPPKPVALCILDGWGIAEGREGNAPLLADTPNMDRIMATCPNATLITHGPDVGLPRGQMGNSEVGHTNIGAGRVVAMDLGQIDLAIEEGTFAENPRLRDYIDAVKATGGRAHLMGVVSDGGVHGHLSHMVAAAKALDNAGVDVVIHALTDGRDVAPKSAEGFFETLTAALPEGVRIGTVTGRYFAMDRDNRWDRVEKAWRAIIRGDGGHAEDAASAVTEAYARGETDEFIAPTVIGDYAGARDGDAVFCLNFRADRAREIMAAIGAPEFDGFDRGARVNWSALMGMAQYSQAHSEYMTVMYPKPEIANTLGDWVAQKGLRQFRLAETEKYPHVTFFLNGGEEVSFAGEDRKMPKSPDVATYDLQPEMSAGEVTEAFVGAIREGYDLIVVNYANPDMVGHTGDVQAAIKACEAVDQGLGRVLEALEAAGGAMVVCADHGNCDVMIDPETGGPHTAHTLNPVPVAVIGAPEGTKITDGRLADLAPTILHLMGIEPPAEMTGRCLIS, from the coding sequence ATGAACCCGCCCAAACCCGTTGCATTGTGTATTCTCGATGGCTGGGGCATCGCGGAGGGTCGCGAAGGGAATGCCCCGTTGCTGGCGGATACGCCCAATATGGACCGGATCATGGCGACTTGTCCCAATGCCACACTGATCACCCACGGGCCGGATGTCGGCCTGCCGCGCGGGCAGATGGGCAATTCGGAAGTGGGTCACACCAATATCGGTGCGGGCCGGGTCGTCGCGATGGATCTGGGGCAGATCGATCTTGCTATCGAAGAGGGGACATTCGCAGAAAACCCCCGTCTCAGAGACTATATCGACGCTGTGAAAGCTACAGGCGGGCGCGCGCATCTCATGGGGGTTGTGTCGGACGGCGGGGTGCACGGGCATCTCAGTCACATGGTCGCGGCGGCAAAGGCGCTGGATAATGCGGGCGTCGATGTGGTGATCCACGCGCTGACCGACGGGCGCGACGTGGCCCCGAAATCCGCTGAAGGCTTTTTTGAGACGCTCACGGCGGCGCTGCCGGAGGGGGTGCGGATCGGCACTGTGACCGGGCGCTATTTTGCCATGGACCGCGACAATCGCTGGGACCGGGTTGAGAAGGCCTGGCGCGCGATCATTCGCGGCGACGGCGGGCACGCGGAGGATGCGGCCTCTGCCGTCACGGAGGCCTATGCGCGCGGGGAGACCGACGAGTTCATCGCCCCCACCGTGATCGGAGATTATGCCGGTGCGCGGGATGGTGACGCGGTTTTCTGCCTGAACTTCCGGGCGGACCGGGCGCGCGAGATCATGGCGGCCATCGGAGCGCCGGAATTTGACGGGTTTGACCGGGGCGCACGGGTGAACTGGTCCGCGCTGATGGGCATGGCGCAGTATTCCCAGGCGCATTCTGAATATATGACGGTGATGTACCCCAAGCCCGAGATCGCCAATACGCTGGGCGACTGGGTGGCGCAGAAAGGACTGCGCCAGTTTCGTCTGGCGGAGACCGAGAAATATCCGCATGTGACCTTCTTTCTGAACGGCGGCGAAGAGGTGTCTTTCGCCGGCGAAGACCGCAAGATGCCGAAATCACCCGATGTTGCGACCTATGATCTGCAACCCGAGATGTCGGCGGGCGAGGTCACGGAGGCTTTTGTCGGTGCAATCCGGGAAGGGTACGATCTGATCGTGGTGAATTACGCCAACCCCGACATGGTCGGCCATACCGGCGATGTGCAGGCCGCGATCAAAGCCTGTGAGGCGGTGGACCAGGGGCTGGGCCGGGTGCTGGAGGCGCTTGAGGCGGCAGGCGGTGCCATGGTCGTCTGTGCCGATCACGGCAACTGCGATGTGATGATTGATCCGGAGACCGGCGGGCCGCATACGGCGCATACGCTGAACCCGGTGCCGGTGGCGGTCATCGGCGCACCGGAAGGCACAAAGATCACCGACGGCCGCCTCGCTGATCTGGCGCCGACGATCCTGCATCTGATGGGCATTGAGCCGCCCGCGGAGATGACCGGCAGGTGCCTGATTTCATGA
- a CDS encoding DUF6478 family protein yields the protein MSKSGDTFWDTAIQRRALQRWALCAREATTAKISVLKRQATRARLLRDHLDRLIRTADERLALPVIGSTGFPRPHNADWAWRPELWRTALPVKGISSVGSKSMLGDEITLFHDCAQSEITLRQLRNIREEDLAPYGLRIDVFRFDGSFLSLVATLPEGCVKNLKRSHILRVAAIAEMEKPIEIFVRLNIRHGPNTEQIVREMPQGDKETSVEFDLAYTNLNEKRIDKAWIDFIFEGPEMNMVTLRDLTLSRRPRAQI from the coding sequence ATGAGCAAAAGCGGCGACACATTCTGGGATACGGCCATCCAGCGGCGGGCATTGCAACGCTGGGCGCTCTGCGCGCGCGAAGCCACCACCGCGAAAATCAGCGTACTGAAACGTCAGGCGACGCGAGCGCGACTGCTGCGTGACCACCTTGACCGTCTGATCCGCACCGCCGACGAGCGTCTGGCCCTGCCCGTTATCGGCTCGACGGGTTTTCCCAGACCGCACAACGCCGACTGGGCCTGGCGACCGGAGCTCTGGCGCACCGCCCTGCCGGTCAAAGGCATCTCATCGGTCGGGAGCAAATCCATGCTGGGCGACGAGATCACCCTTTTTCACGACTGTGCGCAGTCGGAAATCACACTTCGCCAGCTCCGCAATATCCGCGAAGAAGACCTTGCACCCTACGGGCTGCGCATCGACGTGTTCCGGTTCGACGGCTCATTTCTGTCTCTCGTTGCCACTCTGCCGGAAGGCTGCGTTAAAAACCTTAAGCGCAGCCATATTCTGCGCGTCGCAGCGATTGCCGAGATGGAAAAGCCCATCGAAATTTTTGTTCGGCTGAACATCCGACACGGTCCCAATACCGAGCAGATCGTCCGCGAAATGCCGCAGGGGGACAAGGAGACCAGCGTCGAGTTTGATCTGGCCTATACCAACCTCAACGAAAAGCGCATCGACAAAGCCTGGATCGATTTTATTTTCGAAGGTCCCGAAATGAACATGGTGACGCTGCGGGATCTGACCCTGTCGCGCCGCCCGCGCGCACAGATCTGA
- a CDS encoding murein hydrolase activator EnvC family protein: MRVIWFLALFLPAVAFAAEDPAADARDAIAQIEAASGQLEDAVSARDRVRALTQTIGAFEEGLSALRSGQRTAAAREADLAAGLQARDEEVTALLSVLQQLAAEPSPVVFLHPQGPTGSARAGMLLADTAPALAAQAEGLRRDLEELQMLRDMQRDATKSLQAGLTEIQAARTALNQAIADRGVLPARFTNDPVREAILIASADTLDSFAGGLERIAVDVTAPAPGDLQGQKGALPLPVNGAVLRRAGEADAAGVTRPGIILTTQPRAIVTSPVPATIRYTGALLDLGQVVIIEPQSDVLFILAGLGTIYGNAGEVIDAGTPLGLMGGAEAQTGEAQSTDGEVTGAGRSETLYIEVRQNNTPEDPGLWFRTDKDG, translated from the coding sequence ATGAGAGTTATCTGGTTTCTGGCGCTGTTCCTGCCGGCGGTGGCTTTTGCGGCTGAGGATCCGGCGGCCGATGCACGCGATGCAATTGCGCAGATTGAGGCCGCCTCCGGGCAGCTTGAGGATGCCGTCTCTGCACGGGACCGCGTGCGCGCTCTGACGCAGACCATCGGGGCATTCGAAGAAGGTCTGAGCGCATTGCGCAGTGGCCAGCGTACTGCCGCCGCACGCGAAGCTGACCTGGCGGCGGGACTGCAGGCGCGTGATGAAGAGGTCACGGCGCTGCTGTCGGTCCTGCAGCAGCTGGCAGCGGAGCCTTCGCCGGTTGTTTTCCTGCATCCGCAGGGCCCGACCGGCAGTGCCAGGGCTGGTATGCTGCTGGCAGATACGGCACCGGCACTTGCAGCGCAGGCAGAAGGGCTGCGCCGCGACCTGGAAGAGCTGCAGATGCTGCGCGACATGCAGCGTGATGCCACCAAAAGCCTTCAGGCCGGACTGACCGAGATCCAGGCGGCGCGCACAGCGCTGAACCAGGCGATTGCCGATCGCGGTGTGCTGCCGGCCCGTTTCACCAATGATCCCGTGCGCGAAGCGATCCTGATCGCCTCTGCAGATACGCTTGACAGTTTTGCAGGCGGGCTTGAGCGGATCGCTGTCGATGTTACCGCCCCGGCGCCAGGCGATCTGCAGGGTCAGAAAGGGGCGCTGCCGCTGCCTGTCAACGGCGCTGTACTGCGTCGCGCGGGCGAGGCGGATGCCGCCGGTGTGACCCGCCCTGGCATCATCCTCACCACGCAGCCGCGCGCAATTGTCACCAGCCCGGTTCCTGCGACCATACGTTACACTGGCGCGCTTCTTGATCTGGGGCAGGTTGTCATCATTGAGCCACAGTCAGATGTTCTCTTTATTCTGGCAGGGCTCGGCACGATTTACGGGAATGCGGGCGAGGTCATTGACGCAGGCACGCCGCTGGGGCTTATGGGAGGCGCAGAGGCTCAGACCGGTGAGGCACAGTCAACAGATGGTGAGGTCACTGGTGCCGGGCGTTCCGAAACGCTCTATATAGAAGTAAGACAGAATAACACGCCCGAGGACCCGGGCCTCTGGTTCCGAACGGACAAGGATGGATAA